The following proteins come from a genomic window of Neofelis nebulosa isolate mNeoNeb1 chromosome 5, mNeoNeb1.pri, whole genome shotgun sequence:
- the ZBTB47 gene encoding zinc finger and BTB domain-containing protein 47 isoform X1 → MLLVEKTTDSPAAEFSLVEDVALHFACLMGRLNEQRLFQPDLCDVDLVLVPQRSVFPAHKGVLAAYSQFFHSLFTQNKQLQRVELSLEALAPGGLQQILNFIYTSKLLVNAANVHEVLSAASLLQMADIAASCQELLDARSLGPPGPSAVALAQPATGCAPAAPPYYCDIKQEADAPGLPKIYAREGPDPYSVRVEDGAGAAGGTVPAAIGPAQPFFKEEKEGGVEEAGGPPGSLCKLEGGEGLEEELGGSGTYSRREQSQIIVEVNLNNQTLHVSTGPEGKPGTTPGPATMVLGREDGLQRHSEEEEEEEEEEEEEEEEEEEGGGSGGEEEEEEEEEEGGSQGEEEDEEEGHSEQEEEEEEEEEGHSEQDQESSEEEEEEEGEAGGRQGPAGRRGSRAEPPPHGRMATRSRENARRRGPPEPEETRPRGGKRPKPAPGASAPARGPQATDGLGAKVKLEEKQHHPCQKCPRVFNNRWYLEKHMNVTHSRMQICDQCGKRFLLESELLLHRQTDCERNIQCVTCGKAFKKLWSLHEHNKIVHGYAEKKFSCEICEKKFYTMAHVRKHMVAHTKDMPFTCETCGKSFKRSMSLKVHSLQHSGEKPFRCENCNERFQYKYQLRSHMSIHIGHKQFMCQWCGKDFNMKQYFDEHMKTHTGEKPYICEICGKSFTSRPNMKRHRRTHTGEKPYPCDVCGQRFRFSNMLKAHKEKCFRVSHPLASDGPPSAPGLSPTQPPAHALPLLPGLPQTLPPPPHLPPPPPLFPTTANSGGRMSANN, encoded by the exons ATG TTGCTGGTTGAGAAGACAACAGACTCACCGGCGGCCGAGTTCTCGCTGGTGGAGGACGTGGCATTGCACTTCGCCTGCTTGATGGGCCGCCTGAATGAGCAGCGCCTCTTCCAGCCTGACCTCTGCGACGTGGACCTGGTGCTGGTGCCCCAGCGCAGCGTCTTCCCGGCACACAAGGGCGTGCTGGCTGCCTACAGCCAGTTCTTCCACTCCCTCTTCACCCAGAACAAGCAGCTGCAGCGCGTGGAGCTGTCCCTGGAGGCGCTGGCGCCCGGCGGCCTGCAGCAGATCCTCAACTTCATCTATACATCCAAGCTGCTGGTCAACGCGGCCAACGTCCACGAGGTGCTCAGCGCCGCCTCATTGCTGCAGATGGCTGACATCGCCGCGTCCTGCCAGGAGCTGCTGGATGCCCGCTCCCTAGGCCCCCCGGGCCCCAGCGCCGTGGCCCTGGCCCAGCCGGCCACTGGCTGCGCCCCGGCCGCACCACCCTACTACTGTGACATCAAGCAGGAGGCAGACGCCCCAGGTCTGCCCAAGATCTATGCCCGCGAGGGCCCTGACCCCTACTCTGTGCGTGTCGAGGACGGGGCAGGGGCCGCGGGTGGCACGGTGCCTGCTGCCATTGGGCCAGCCCAGCCCTTCttcaaggaggagaaggagggtggTGTCGAAGAGGCCGGTGGGCCCCCTGGCAGCCTGTGCAAgctggagggcggggaggggctggaggaagagCTAGGGGGTTCTGGCACCTATAGCCGCCGGGAGCAGTCCCAGATCATCGTGGAGGTGAACCTCAACAACCAGACTCTGCACGTGTCCACGGGGCCCGAGGGGAAGCCGGGCACCACCCCGGGCCCGGCCACCATGGTGCTGGGGCGGGAAGACGGGCTGCAGAGACActcggaggaggaggaggaggaagaggaggaggaggaggaggaggaagaggaggaagaggagggtggtggcagtggaggggaagaggaggaggaggaggaggaagaggagggtggcagtcagggagaggaggaagatgaggaggaaggGCACAgcgagcaggaggaggaagaggaggaagaagaggaagggcaCAGTGAACAGGATCAAGAGAgctcggaggaggaggaggaggaggagggggaggcagggggcaggcaggggccgGCGGGGCGTCGGGGCAGCAGGGCAGAGCCCCCTCCCCACGGTCGCATGGCCACTCGGTCCCGAGAGAACGCCCGGCGCCGGGGCCCCCCTGAGCCTGAGGAGACCAGGCCACGGGGTGGGAAGAGGCCCAAGCCCGCGCCGGGAGCCTCTGCGCCGGCCCGAGGGCCACAGGCCACTGACGGGCTGGGGGCCAAGGTGAAGCTGGAAGAGAAGCAACACCACCCATGCCAGAAGTGCCCTCGCGTCTTCAACAACCGCTGGTACCTGGAGAAGCACATGAACGTGACCCACAGCCGCATGCAGATCTGCGACCAGTGCGGCAAGCGCTTCCTGCTGGAGAGCGAGCTGCTGCTGCACCGGCAGACAGACTGCGAGCGCAACATCCAG TGTGTGACCTGTGGTAAAGCTTTTAAGAAGCTCTGGTCCCTCCACGAGCACAACAAGATCGTGCATGGCTATGCGGAGAAGAAGTTCTCCTGTGAGATCTGCGAGAAGAAGTTCTACACCATGGCCCACGTGCGCAAGCACATGGTTG CCCACACCAAGGACATGCCCTTCACCTGTGAGACCTGCGGGAAGTCCTTCAAACGAAGCATGTCTCTCAAAGTGCACTCACTGCAGCACTCTGGGGAGAAACCCTTCAGATGCGAG aACTGCAATGAGCGCTTCCAGTACAAGTACCAGCTGCGGTCACACATGAGCATCCACATCGGCCACAAGCAGTTCATGTGCCAGTGGTGTGGCAAGGACTTCAACATGAAGCAGTACTTCGATGAGCACATGAAGACCCATACAG GGGAGAAGCCATACATCTGCGAGATCTGCGGCAAGAGCTTCACCAGCCGACCCAACATGAAGCGGCACCGGCGCACGCACACCGGCGAGAAGCCTTACCCCTGCGATGTCTGCGGCCAGCGCTTCCGCTTCTCCAACATGCTCAAGGCCCACAAGGAGAAATGCTTCCGCGTCAGTCACCCCTTGGCCAGCGACGGCCCCCCTTCTGCCCCAGGCCTGTCCCCCACCCAGCCTCCGGCTCACGCACTGCCCCTGCTCCCGGGGCTGCCCCAGACcctgccgcccccgccccacctgcCGCCCCCACCGCCACTCTTCCCCACCACTGCCAACTCCGGCGGGAGGATGAGCGCCAACAACTGA
- the ZBTB47 gene encoding zinc finger and BTB domain-containing protein 47 isoform X2, which yields MGRLNEQRLFQPDLCDVDLVLVPQRSVFPAHKGVLAAYSQFFHSLFTQNKQLQRVELSLEALAPGGLQQILNFIYTSKLLVNAANVHEVLSAASLLQMADIAASCQELLDARSLGPPGPSAVALAQPATGCAPAAPPYYCDIKQEADAPGLPKIYAREGPDPYSVRVEDGAGAAGGTVPAAIGPAQPFFKEEKEGGVEEAGGPPGSLCKLEGGEGLEEELGGSGTYSRREQSQIIVEVNLNNQTLHVSTGPEGKPGTTPGPATMVLGREDGLQRHSEEEEEEEEEEEEEEEEEEEGGGSGGEEEEEEEEEEGGSQGEEEDEEEGHSEQEEEEEEEEEGHSEQDQESSEEEEEEEGEAGGRQGPAGRRGSRAEPPPHGRMATRSRENARRRGPPEPEETRPRGGKRPKPAPGASAPARGPQATDGLGAKVKLEEKQHHPCQKCPRVFNNRWYLEKHMNVTHSRMQICDQCGKRFLLESELLLHRQTDCERNIQCVTCGKAFKKLWSLHEHNKIVHGYAEKKFSCEICEKKFYTMAHVRKHMVAHTKDMPFTCETCGKSFKRSMSLKVHSLQHSGEKPFRCENCNERFQYKYQLRSHMSIHIGHKQFMCQWCGKDFNMKQYFDEHMKTHTGEKPYICEICGKSFTSRPNMKRHRRTHTGEKPYPCDVCGQRFRFSNMLKAHKEKCFRVSHPLASDGPPSAPGLSPTQPPAHALPLLPGLPQTLPPPPHLPPPPPLFPTTANSGGRMSANN from the exons ATGGGCCGCCTGAATGAGCAGCGCCTCTTCCAGCCTGACCTCTGCGACGTGGACCTGGTGCTGGTGCCCCAGCGCAGCGTCTTCCCGGCACACAAGGGCGTGCTGGCTGCCTACAGCCAGTTCTTCCACTCCCTCTTCACCCAGAACAAGCAGCTGCAGCGCGTGGAGCTGTCCCTGGAGGCGCTGGCGCCCGGCGGCCTGCAGCAGATCCTCAACTTCATCTATACATCCAAGCTGCTGGTCAACGCGGCCAACGTCCACGAGGTGCTCAGCGCCGCCTCATTGCTGCAGATGGCTGACATCGCCGCGTCCTGCCAGGAGCTGCTGGATGCCCGCTCCCTAGGCCCCCCGGGCCCCAGCGCCGTGGCCCTGGCCCAGCCGGCCACTGGCTGCGCCCCGGCCGCACCACCCTACTACTGTGACATCAAGCAGGAGGCAGACGCCCCAGGTCTGCCCAAGATCTATGCCCGCGAGGGCCCTGACCCCTACTCTGTGCGTGTCGAGGACGGGGCAGGGGCCGCGGGTGGCACGGTGCCTGCTGCCATTGGGCCAGCCCAGCCCTTCttcaaggaggagaaggagggtggTGTCGAAGAGGCCGGTGGGCCCCCTGGCAGCCTGTGCAAgctggagggcggggaggggctggaggaagagCTAGGGGGTTCTGGCACCTATAGCCGCCGGGAGCAGTCCCAGATCATCGTGGAGGTGAACCTCAACAACCAGACTCTGCACGTGTCCACGGGGCCCGAGGGGAAGCCGGGCACCACCCCGGGCCCGGCCACCATGGTGCTGGGGCGGGAAGACGGGCTGCAGAGACActcggaggaggaggaggaggaagaggaggaggaggaggaggaggaagaggaggaagaggagggtggtggcagtggaggggaagaggaggaggaggaggaggaagaggagggtggcagtcagggagaggaggaagatgaggaggaaggGCACAgcgagcaggaggaggaagaggaggaagaagaggaagggcaCAGTGAACAGGATCAAGAGAgctcggaggaggaggaggaggaggagggggaggcagggggcaggcaggggccgGCGGGGCGTCGGGGCAGCAGGGCAGAGCCCCCTCCCCACGGTCGCATGGCCACTCGGTCCCGAGAGAACGCCCGGCGCCGGGGCCCCCCTGAGCCTGAGGAGACCAGGCCACGGGGTGGGAAGAGGCCCAAGCCCGCGCCGGGAGCCTCTGCGCCGGCCCGAGGGCCACAGGCCACTGACGGGCTGGGGGCCAAGGTGAAGCTGGAAGAGAAGCAACACCACCCATGCCAGAAGTGCCCTCGCGTCTTCAACAACCGCTGGTACCTGGAGAAGCACATGAACGTGACCCACAGCCGCATGCAGATCTGCGACCAGTGCGGCAAGCGCTTCCTGCTGGAGAGCGAGCTGCTGCTGCACCGGCAGACAGACTGCGAGCGCAACATCCAG TGTGTGACCTGTGGTAAAGCTTTTAAGAAGCTCTGGTCCCTCCACGAGCACAACAAGATCGTGCATGGCTATGCGGAGAAGAAGTTCTCCTGTGAGATCTGCGAGAAGAAGTTCTACACCATGGCCCACGTGCGCAAGCACATGGTTG CCCACACCAAGGACATGCCCTTCACCTGTGAGACCTGCGGGAAGTCCTTCAAACGAAGCATGTCTCTCAAAGTGCACTCACTGCAGCACTCTGGGGAGAAACCCTTCAGATGCGAG aACTGCAATGAGCGCTTCCAGTACAAGTACCAGCTGCGGTCACACATGAGCATCCACATCGGCCACAAGCAGTTCATGTGCCAGTGGTGTGGCAAGGACTTCAACATGAAGCAGTACTTCGATGAGCACATGAAGACCCATACAG GGGAGAAGCCATACATCTGCGAGATCTGCGGCAAGAGCTTCACCAGCCGACCCAACATGAAGCGGCACCGGCGCACGCACACCGGCGAGAAGCCTTACCCCTGCGATGTCTGCGGCCAGCGCTTCCGCTTCTCCAACATGCTCAAGGCCCACAAGGAGAAATGCTTCCGCGTCAGTCACCCCTTGGCCAGCGACGGCCCCCCTTCTGCCCCAGGCCTGTCCCCCACCCAGCCTCCGGCTCACGCACTGCCCCTGCTCCCGGGGCTGCCCCAGACcctgccgcccccgccccacctgcCGCCCCCACCGCCACTCTTCCCCACCACTGCCAACTCCGGCGGGAGGATGAGCGCCAACAACTGA